Proteins from one Gimesia maris genomic window:
- the trpA gene encoding tryptophan synthase subunit alpha, producing the protein MTTSISEKFAQVKSENRMAFMPFITAGDPDLETTVDVLKELAAQGVDLVEVGFPYSDPIADGPVIQESYTRALNNKFHVHDLFESLKTLSADKTVNLPPLVAMVSYAIIFRYGAEKFLKEAAEAGFSGLIVPDLPGDEASDFAQQVKASELDLVQLVSPLTPEGRTRRIVQSASGFIYCISVAGTTGVRDELPPELTAHLEALRELTDLPLAVGFGISNPEHVNTLRGKADGFIIGSAIVKQFAAFSDESQKREDIIAGIGEYAGQMAAATRG; encoded by the coding sequence GTGACAACATCCATCTCAGAAAAATTTGCCCAGGTCAAATCTGAAAACCGTATGGCATTCATGCCCTTTATCACTGCTGGTGACCCAGATCTGGAAACAACCGTTGATGTCCTCAAGGAACTGGCGGCACAAGGCGTCGACCTGGTTGAAGTCGGTTTTCCTTACAGTGACCCGATTGCCGATGGCCCGGTCATTCAGGAGTCATATACTCGCGCACTCAACAATAAGTTTCACGTTCACGATCTGTTTGAAAGTCTGAAAACTCTGTCTGCAGACAAAACCGTCAACCTGCCACCTCTGGTTGCCATGGTTTCGTATGCGATCATCTTTCGCTATGGTGCAGAAAAGTTTTTGAAGGAAGCGGCAGAAGCCGGCTTTTCCGGACTGATTGTTCCCGATCTACCCGGTGATGAAGCGTCGGATTTTGCTCAGCAGGTTAAAGCTTCTGAACTGGATCTGGTGCAACTTGTTTCTCCTCTGACTCCGGAGGGACGAACCAGACGCATCGTGCAGTCCGCCAGTGGTTTTATTTATTGTATTTCAGTGGCTGGTACTACCGGCGTGCGTGATGAACTGCCGCCAGAACTGACCGCTCATCTCGAAGCATTACGAGAGCTGACAGACCTGCCTTTAGCAGTGGGCTTTGGTATCAGTAATCCGGAGCACGTTAATACGCTCCGCGGAAAAGCCGATGGATTTATTATCGGTTCAGCCATCGTGAAACAGTTCGCTGCATTTTCGGATGAAAGCCAGAAGCGCGAAGACATTATCGCCGGTATTGGCGAGTATGCGGGACAGATGGCCGCAGCAACCCGAGGCTGA
- a CDS encoding ASCH domain-containing protein, with product MTKSITHPDHSLPALGIRQPWAELILRGEKTIEIRSSQTKIRGTIYVYASKKLATTPHAVKAASKAGIDVNTLPTGTLVGTVEIVDSFPATEKHAAAAGVPAELLAGKYGWKLANPRRLKKRIVPEYLPYGVWFYPFVRKNPGTRKKQ from the coding sequence ATGACGAAATCGATTACACATCCCGATCACAGTCTGCCGGCATTGGGTATCAGGCAGCCCTGGGCAGAGTTGATTCTGCGTGGCGAAAAGACGATTGAAATTCGCTCCAGCCAGACGAAAATTCGCGGAACGATTTATGTCTATGCGTCTAAGAAACTGGCGACCACACCACATGCTGTGAAAGCAGCATCGAAGGCAGGCATCGACGTAAACACGCTACCGACAGGAACTCTGGTTGGTACGGTAGAAATCGTGGATTCGTTTCCCGCCACGGAAAAGCATGCTGCCGCAGCCGGGGTACCCGCTGAACTGCTCGCAGGGAAATATGGCTGGAAGCTCGCGAATCCCAGGCGACTTAAGAAACGGATCGTTCCTGAATACCTGCCATACGGCGTCTGGTTTTACCCGTTTGTCCGCAAGAATCCCGGCACGAGAAAGAAACAATAA
- the trpB gene encoding tryptophan synthase subunit beta → MTTNLSNVPDASGRFGEFGRRFVPETLMHALEELTQEYEKARQDPSFQAELDDLLKNYVGRPNPLYFAERLTEYCGGGKIFFKREDLNHTGAHKINNTIGQALLTMRMGKKRVIAETGAGQHGVASAVACARFGLECIVYMGEEDIRRQKLNVFNMKMMGAEVRAVTSGSRTLRDAVNEAMRDWMSSVETTHYIIGSVIGPHPFPMMVRDFQSVIGKESRAQCLEQTGRLPDQVIACVGGGSNSAGMFYPFIDDESVKLTGVEAGGRGPEPGEHASTLSYGAKGVLHGSFGYVLQDDDGQTMDVHSISAGLDYPGVGPEHSYWKDSGRVNYTAITDDEALEGFQTMAKLEGIIPAIESSHAIAYAIKAARESGPDKTIVVCLSGRGDKDVNEVARLLGREI, encoded by the coding sequence ATGACTACGAATTTATCAAATGTACCTGACGCATCAGGTCGTTTTGGAGAATTTGGTCGACGCTTTGTCCCTGAAACCCTGATGCATGCTCTCGAAGAGTTGACCCAGGAATACGAGAAGGCCAGACAGGATCCCTCGTTTCAGGCAGAACTGGATGATCTGCTGAAAAACTACGTCGGACGCCCCAATCCACTGTATTTTGCAGAACGACTGACAGAGTATTGTGGTGGCGGCAAAATCTTCTTTAAACGGGAAGACCTGAATCACACCGGCGCCCATAAAATCAACAACACCATCGGCCAGGCTTTGCTGACAATGCGAATGGGAAAAAAACGGGTGATTGCCGAAACTGGAGCCGGCCAGCACGGAGTTGCTTCTGCTGTCGCCTGTGCCCGCTTCGGACTTGAATGTATTGTCTACATGGGTGAAGAAGACATCCGTCGTCAAAAGTTGAATGTCTTCAACATGAAAATGATGGGGGCAGAAGTTCGTGCAGTCACCAGTGGGTCACGCACACTTCGAGACGCCGTCAATGAAGCGATGCGCGACTGGATGTCGAGCGTTGAAACCACTCATTATATCATCGGATCTGTTATTGGCCCTCATCCCTTCCCGATGATGGTCCGGGATTTTCAGTCTGTCATCGGAAAAGAATCCCGGGCACAATGCCTGGAACAGACGGGGCGACTGCCTGATCAGGTCATTGCCTGTGTCGGCGGAGGTTCGAATTCCGCAGGAATGTTCTATCCATTTATCGACGATGAATCGGTCAAGCTGACCGGCGTGGAAGCCGGCGGGAGAGGTCCTGAACCAGGCGAGCATGCCAGCACACTCAGCTATGGCGCCAAGGGCGTGCTGCATGGAAGTTTTGGCTATGTACTTCAGGACGATGATGGCCAGACAATGGACGTCCATTCGATCTCTGCAGGACTGGACTATCCTGGTGTCGGCCCTGAACACAGCTATTGGAAAGACTCGGGTCGCGTCAACTATACCGCCATCACTGACGATGAAGCCCTGGAAGGCTTCCAGACCATGGCAAAACTGGAGGGGATTATTCCCGCGATTGAATCATCGCATGCCATCGCCTACGCGATAAAAGCGGCCCGGGAATCCGGCCCCGACAAAACGATTGTCGTCTGTTTATCCGGGAGAGGTGATAAAGATGTGAACGAAGTGGCCCGCCTGTTAGGTCGAGAAATCTAG
- a CDS encoding MBL fold metallo-hydrolase RNA specificity domain-containing protein: MKITFLGAAGEVTGSQHLIETDSRRILLDCGLFQGHRQESYLKNSRFAYPPESLDAVFLSHGHMDHCGNLPRLFNKGFRGPVFCTSATADIAEIMLKDSARIQEEDARYLARKLTDKHPPIEPLYSEDDVTAVAKQFERLEYQEWHELGDDLKVRFLDAGHILGSAIIELKIKDQREWRHLVFTGDLGRRDLPLLRDPELIEGCEVLISESTYGNRVHEKASDVKEELFQILDEAYRLEGRVIIPAFSLGRTQQIIYYLNDLYNEKRLPHIPIFVDSPLSTRLVSVFRAHLQDMDDNVREVISTDRDPFGFSLLDYVSSREESIALNKRKGAFVVIAGSGMCENGRVRHHLKNGISNVENTVVLMGYQAAHTLGRRLQNKDPKVKIFDRYYEVKAKVVQLSGLSGHADVEDFKWWYEESAKRGNIGQVFLVHGEPESATALAALIRDQCDEDPIIPQYHESFEV; encoded by the coding sequence ATGAAAATTACGTTTCTGGGAGCTGCTGGAGAAGTCACGGGCAGCCAGCATTTAATCGAAACTGACTCTCGCCGCATTTTGCTGGACTGTGGACTGTTCCAGGGGCACAGGCAGGAATCGTACCTGAAAAACAGTCGCTTCGCTTATCCCCCCGAATCACTGGACGCGGTGTTTCTTTCGCATGGTCATATGGATCACTGCGGGAATTTGCCACGATTGTTCAATAAAGGATTTCGAGGACCAGTCTTCTGCACTTCGGCCACAGCGGATATCGCTGAGATAATGCTGAAGGACAGCGCGCGGATTCAGGAAGAAGATGCGCGTTATCTTGCCCGAAAACTGACAGACAAGCATCCTCCCATCGAACCACTCTACTCTGAAGATGATGTCACAGCAGTCGCGAAACAGTTCGAGCGTCTGGAGTACCAGGAATGGCATGAACTGGGCGATGACCTCAAGGTACGTTTCCTGGATGCCGGTCATATTCTGGGCTCTGCCATCATTGAACTGAAAATCAAAGATCAACGCGAGTGGCGGCACCTGGTTTTTACTGGTGACCTGGGGCGACGTGATTTACCTTTACTGCGGGACCCGGAATTGATTGAGGGGTGTGAAGTCCTGATTTCCGAGAGTACGTATGGGAATCGGGTTCATGAAAAAGCCTCGGACGTCAAAGAAGAGCTGTTCCAGATACTGGATGAAGCGTATCGTCTGGAAGGACGTGTGATCATTCCTGCGTTCAGTCTCGGGCGGACGCAGCAGATCATATATTACCTGAATGATCTCTATAATGAAAAACGTCTGCCTCATATTCCCATTTTTGTAGACAGTCCCCTGTCGACGCGACTGGTCTCCGTGTTCCGTGCTCACCTTCAGGATATGGATGATAATGTACGGGAAGTGATCTCAACAGACCGGGATCCATTCGGTTTTTCTCTGCTGGATTATGTTTCCTCGCGTGAAGAAAGTATTGCGCTCAATAAACGTAAAGGAGCATTCGTCGTCATTGCCGGGAGCGGGATGTGTGAAAATGGCCGCGTACGACATCATCTGAAAAATGGTATCTCTAATGTGGAAAATACCGTGGTGCTCATGGGCTATCAGGCCGCGCATACCTTAGGTCGGCGTCTTCAGAATAAAGACCCGAAGGTCAAAATCTTCGATCGTTATTACGAAGTCAAAGCCAAAGTGGTTCAGTTGAGTGGTCTGTCCGGGCATGCGGATGTCGAGGATTTTAAGTGGTGGTATGAAGAATCGGCAAAGCGAGGCAATATTGGACAGGTCTTTCTGGTGCACGGTGAACCGGAATCGGCGACTGCCCTGGCTGCATTAATCAGAGATCAGTGTGATGAGGACCCCATCATCCCCCAGTATCATGAATCTTTTGAAGTGTAG
- a CDS encoding glycosyltransferase family 2 protein has protein sequence MIPVLNESESLPQLYQEICDTSQQHNIDLEVIFIDDGSSDRSWEIISGLAAKDGRVSGIRFRRNFAKAAALTAGMRAARGSVIMMMDADLQDNPKEIPRFLEKLNEGYDVVNGWKERRLDPWHKVYPSKVFNWMIAKLTGLQLHDHNCGFKLFRKEVAAEIRIYGELHRFIPVLADARGFKVTEIPVHHRERQHGHSKYGVRRFLRGFLDLLTVRFLTGYGQRPQHMLGAIGLGFLSIGFLGLGYLGFIWILTNVFGMGFGPIGSRPLLAYSIAATFLGGQAISLGLLAELIVAYTGRHQDSYSISERTDTATQNEQEIII, from the coding sequence ATGATTCCTGTCTTAAATGAATCCGAAAGTCTGCCACAGTTGTATCAGGAGATCTGTGACACGAGTCAGCAGCATAATATTGATCTCGAAGTCATTTTTATCGACGATGGTTCCTCTGACCGTTCCTGGGAAATTATCTCCGGGCTGGCTGCGAAGGATGGCCGGGTATCCGGGATCCGCTTTCGTCGCAACTTTGCCAAAGCAGCCGCTCTGACGGCTGGTATGCGGGCTGCCCGTGGGTCTGTCATTATGATGATGGACGCCGACCTGCAGGATAACCCGAAAGAGATTCCCCGCTTTCTGGAGAAACTCAACGAAGGTTACGATGTCGTCAATGGCTGGAAAGAACGCCGCCTCGACCCCTGGCATAAAGTCTACCCGAGCAAAGTCTTTAACTGGATGATCGCTAAACTGACCGGGCTCCAACTGCACGATCACAACTGCGGCTTCAAATTATTTCGGAAAGAAGTCGCCGCGGAAATTCGTATCTATGGGGAATTGCATCGCTTCATTCCTGTGCTTGCAGACGCCCGCGGCTTTAAAGTGACCGAGATTCCGGTACATCACCGCGAGCGGCAGCACGGTCATTCCAAGTACGGAGTCCGCCGGTTCCTGAGAGGCTTTCTTGATCTGTTGACGGTCCGGTTTTTAACAGGTTACGGCCAACGACCACAACACATGCTGGGGGCTATTGGTCTGGGATTTCTTTCGATTGGATTTCTCGGACTGGGATATCTGGGTTTCATCTGGATTTTGACAAACGTGTTTGGTATGGGATTCGGGCCGATCGGAAGTCGCCCTCTGTTAGCCTATTCGATTGCAGCGACTTTTCTAGGCGGTCAGGCAATCAGCCTGGGGCTGCTGGCAGAATTGATTGTCGCTTACACGGGCCGTCATCAGGATTCTTACAGTATTTCTGAACGCACTGATACAGCAACTCAGAATGAACAGGAAATTATCATCTGA